The Coffea arabica cultivar ET-39 chromosome 8e, Coffea Arabica ET-39 HiFi, whole genome shotgun sequence genome window below encodes:
- the LOC113705695 gene encoding uncharacterized protein, whose amino-acid sequence MGSFPGHVLPGTLFLLVGIWHTWCSIERYVSNPKSFRVRVWNPIPGFDGKLKYLELYVITIGSFIDMCIELLYSTHLKWFVNGMLNPGHMNNFEHGGMLLMFFIFGLIALLSEKTSYLPLPDGALCLIASTAFCAEYFLFYFHSTTHQGLEGYYHLILVILIGLCIFSTVAGALTPTSFPVDLFNGIVITLQGLWFYQTAFTLYGPMMPNGCWLKADQIACRSKESEIRGELLANFQLFSQVLGVLVATIGAYCFAHSVNSHTDLRSTQTPEDG is encoded by the exons ATGGGATCATTTCCTGGTCATGTTCTTCCAGGAACGttatttcttcttgttggaATATGGCATACATGGTGTTCTATAGAACGATACGTATCGAATCCGAAATCTTTTCGTGTCAGGGTATGGAATCCTATTCCCGGTTTTGATGGGAAGCTCAAGTATTTGGAGCTGTATGTTATAACAATTGGATCTTTTATTGATATGTGTATAGAGCTGCTTTATTCTACCCATCTTAAGTGGTTTGTCAATGGAATGCTGAATCCCGGACACATGAATAATTTTGAGCATGGTGGAATGCTTCTCATGTTTTTCATCTTCGGCTTGATCGCATTGCTTTCTGAGAAGACAAG CTATCTTCCCTTGCCAGATGGAGCTTTGTGCTTGATTGCTTCCACTGCATTTTGTGCCGAGTACTTCTTGTTCTACTTTCATTCAACTACCCATCAGGGCCTTGAGGGGTATTACCACCTCATACTCGTTATCCTCATAGGCCTCTGCATTTTCTCTACGGTTGCCGGAGCCCTAACGCCAACTAGCTTCCCTGTGGATTTGTTTAATGGCATTGTCATAACTCTTCAAGGCCTCTGGTTCTACCAAACGGCGTTCACTTTGTATGGTCCGATGATGCCAAACGGCTGCTGGCTCAAGGCAGACCAAATAGCATGCCGTTCAAAGGAGAGTGAGATCCGGGGCGAGCTGCTTGCTAATTTCCAGCTATTTTCTCAAGTTCTTGGAGTTCTGGTTGCTACCATAGGAGCTTACTGTTTTGCACATTCAGTAAATAGTCACACTGATCTTAGGAGTACACAAACACCTGAGGATGGATAA
- the LOC113703524 gene encoding cell division cycle 20.2, cofactor of APC complex codes for MDAEKKDDHLRFRTTKNEAIQRKRSRCDENLDRFIPNRSVMDFDFAHYMLNGGKVTRETDSSTNSPCCSPSKEAYRKHLADIFNMNRTRILAFGNKPPSSVEKSFEEPAFLPKKPVKRRRIPQVAERTLDAPDITDDYYLNLLDWSTSNVIAVGLGNSIYLWSVDTGSAIHLVENEEDLGPVTSVSWAPDGKHLAVGLNNSQIQIWDSESSRLVRILREGHRARVCSLDWNNYVLTTGGMDSMIINNDVRIRSHIIGTYRGHTQEVCGLKWSSSGQQLASGGNDNLLHIWSISMASPSSSSGSRNPWIHRFEDHTAAVKALAWCPFQSNLLASGGGMGDHSIKFWNFNTGACLNSVNAGSQVTCLLWNRHEREILSSHGMNDNQLTLWKYPSMTRIAELQGHTSRVLSMAQSPDGYTVASAAADETLRFWNVFGSPEVAKPKREAITEPFPDIARIR; via the exons ATGGATGCAGAGAAAAAGGACGATCATTTAAGATTTCGTACTACAAAGAATGAAGCAATTCAGCGCAAAAGAAGCCGTTGTGATGAAAAC TTGGATAGATTCATTCCTAATCGCTCTGTTATGGACTTTGATTTTGCGCATTATATGCTGAATGGAGGAAAGGTTACGAGGGAAACTGATAGTAGTACAAATTCGCCATGTTGTTCTCCATCAAAAGAAGCTTATAGGAAGCATCTTGCAGATATCTTTAACATGAACAGGACAAGGATTCTTGCTTTCGGCAATAAGCCCCCATCTTCTGTGGAGAAAAGCTTTGAAGAACCAGCTTTTTTACCCAAAAAACCAGTCAAGAGGAGGAGGATCCCTCag GTAGCAGAAAGGACCTTGGATGCTCCTGATATTACTGATGATTATTATCTGAATTTGTTGGATTGGAGCACCAGCAACGTGATTGCTGTCGGTCTTGGGAATTCTATCTATTTATGGTCTGTAGATACTGGATCTGCTATTCATCTTGTGGAGAATGAGGAAGACTTGGGACCAGTGACCAGTGTTAGCTGGGCACCAGATGGGAAGCATCTTGCTGTTGGCTTGAACAATTCACAGATTCAAATATGGGACTCTGAGTCTTCCCGCTTG GTGAGGATATTGCGAGAAGGACACAGAGCAAGGGTTTGTTCACTCGATTGGAATAATTATGTTTTGACAACAGGAGGCATGGACAGTATGATCATAAACAATGATGTCAGAATTAGATCCCATATTATTGGGACTTACAGGGGGCATACTCAAGAGGTTTGTGGGTTGAAATGGTCTTCTTCAGGACAGCAATTAGCAAGTGGGGGGAATGATAATTTGCTCCATATATGGAGCATATCAATGgcttctccttcttcatcttctgGTTCTCGAAATCCATGGATCCACCGCTTTGAAGACCATACAGCTGCAGTAAAGGCCCTTGCCTGGTGTCCGTTTCAAAGTAACCTGCTAGCATCTGGTGGCGGCATGGGCGATCACTCCATAAAGTTCTGGAATTTCAACACTGGAGCATGCTTGAACTCAGTGAATGCAGGTTCACAGGTCACTTGTTTGCTTTGGAACAGACATGAACGCGAGATTTTGAGCTCTCATGGGATGAATGATAACCAACTCACTCTGTGGAAGTATCCTTCCATGACTAGGATTGCTGAGCTTCAGGGTCATACATCTAGAGTGCTCTCTATGGCTCAG AGTCCAGATGGATACACTGTTGCAAGTGCAGCTGCAGATGAAACACTACGATTCTGGAATGTATTTGGATCTCCCGAAGTGGCTAAGCCTAAACGTGAGGCAATAACAGAGCCATTTCCTGACATTGCGCGCATCAGATAG